In Lewinellaceae bacterium, a single window of DNA contains:
- a CDS encoding ABC transporter permease, with protein MLKHFLVVTIRNLQRDFGYTSINVLGLGTGIAVSLLLFFWVRYELSYDRFHSDADRIYQVAFNFPAEEGQVSTWTTAPVPFAEKVNEAIPEAEAALAVSFPKQLSLLREQAPFNEEGLYVGTDFLNVFNFPLLEGSKEALFGQPNAIVLSERLAEKYFGAGWQGQAIGKTLEAAGEESYTVSGVVAGPPNNSTLQFDFLLSMEDHLRKAPWNSEWGNFTSRLFLKVQAGADSPALEHKLIGLFRKHKSNTEEGTTISLLSFPERHLYSKLENGRPVGGRITYVRLFIGAAAFLLLIACINFMNLATARATRRSREIGVRKVVGASRRQLAWQFMGEALAIALVSTGVGVALVEILKEPFRQITGTELAIDYLEPGTLSLIVGTGLFAGLLSGSYPAFLLSSFKAVSIFRGKEAGQFSGASLRKGLVVLQFLLSACLIVCALGVQRQVNFIMNKNLGLDRENVVRVPMEGPLYDKYPSLKDEISAMPGVKQFAASNQTPFMVNAETRDPVWEGKAPDNQTGFRVLEVTPGFIETMGIEIADGRSFSADRPADTLSLVVNEAAARAMGMEQPLGQKVEFWGVTGQIIGLARNFHLNSLHEPIAPLILYLSRSGSSDNLYVRTKAGQTQQAIQGLEALHRRIAPDYPFEYAFLDEEYSRMYQSETAIGKLAFYFAAIAILLSCIGLFGLSAFTAARRTKEIGIRKVVGASVANIVALLFGDFLKLILLGFVISVPVAWYLLSFWLHGFAYQTGIGIHLFLATAGLMVLVAWLAVSYHAIRAARANPVEALGSE; from the coding sequence ATGCTAAAACATTTCCTGGTCGTCACTATTCGCAATCTTCAGAGAGATTTCGGTTATACTTCCATCAACGTATTGGGCCTGGGCACGGGCATCGCCGTCAGCCTGTTGCTCTTTTTCTGGGTGCGGTACGAGCTGAGCTACGACCGCTTTCATTCCGATGCCGACCGCATCTATCAAGTGGCTTTCAACTTTCCGGCAGAGGAGGGGCAAGTGAGTACCTGGACAACGGCTCCGGTGCCCTTTGCGGAGAAGGTCAACGAAGCAATACCGGAAGCGGAAGCTGCCCTGGCCGTTTCCTTCCCGAAGCAATTGTCCCTGCTCAGGGAACAGGCGCCTTTTAACGAAGAAGGGCTTTATGTAGGGACGGATTTTCTGAACGTTTTCAACTTTCCTCTGCTGGAAGGCAGTAAAGAGGCGCTGTTCGGCCAACCCAACGCCATTGTCCTCTCGGAAAGGCTGGCAGAGAAATACTTTGGCGCCGGCTGGCAGGGGCAGGCCATTGGGAAAACCCTGGAGGCTGCCGGGGAGGAGTCGTATACGGTGAGTGGGGTAGTAGCCGGCCCGCCCAACAATTCCACCCTGCAGTTTGACTTTCTGCTTTCCATGGAAGACCATCTCCGCAAGGCCCCCTGGAACAGTGAATGGGGCAACTTCACTTCCCGCCTTTTCCTGAAGGTTCAGGCCGGGGCCGATAGCCCGGCATTGGAGCATAAACTGATCGGCCTTTTCCGGAAGCACAAAAGCAATACCGAGGAAGGCACCACCATCAGCCTCTTGTCATTCCCCGAACGCCACCTGTACAGCAAACTGGAGAACGGCCGGCCGGTGGGAGGGCGGATCACCTATGTCCGCCTGTTCATTGGGGCAGCGGCCTTCCTGTTGCTTATTGCCTGCATCAACTTCATGAACCTGGCTACAGCCCGGGCCACCCGCCGTTCGCGAGAGATCGGCGTGCGCAAAGTGGTGGGCGCCAGCCGGCGGCAACTGGCGTGGCAGTTTATGGGTGAGGCGCTGGCCATTGCCCTGGTATCCACCGGAGTGGGAGTAGCTCTGGTAGAAATCCTGAAAGAGCCTTTCCGGCAGATCACCGGCACAGAGCTGGCGATCGATTACCTGGAACCGGGCACGCTATCGCTGATCGTGGGTACGGGACTATTTGCAGGGCTGCTGTCCGGCAGCTATCCGGCATTCCTTCTGTCTTCGTTTAAGGCGGTCAGTATTTTCCGTGGAAAGGAGGCGGGGCAGTTCAGCGGAGCTTCGCTGCGCAAGGGGCTGGTCGTATTGCAGTTCCTGTTATCCGCCTGCCTGATCGTCTGCGCGCTGGGCGTTCAGCGGCAGGTGAACTTCATTATGAACAAGAACCTGGGGCTGGACCGGGAGAATGTGGTGCGTGTGCCTATGGAGGGCCCGCTGTACGATAAATACCCCAGCCTGAAAGACGAAATTTCGGCCATGCCGGGCGTCAAGCAGTTCGCTGCTTCCAATCAAACGCCATTTATGGTCAACGCCGAGACCCGCGACCCGGTGTGGGAAGGCAAGGCGCCGGATAACCAAACCGGTTTCCGGGTGCTGGAAGTGACACCCGGTTTTATTGAAACCATGGGTATCGAGATTGCGGACGGCAGGAGCTTTTCAGCAGACCGGCCGGCAGATACCCTGTCCCTTGTCGTCAATGAGGCGGCAGCCAGGGCAATGGGTATGGAACAGCCGCTCGGGCAGAAGGTGGAATTCTGGGGCGTTACCGGGCAGATTATCGGCCTGGCCCGGAATTTTCACCTCAACTCCCTCCACGAACCCATTGCTCCGTTGATCCTCTACCTTAGCCGCAGCGGCAGCTCTGATAACTTATACGTCCGTACAAAGGCCGGCCAAACCCAACAGGCCATTCAAGGGTTGGAAGCCCTGCATCGGCGTATTGCCCCCGACTATCCATTCGAGTACGCTTTCCTGGATGAAGAATACAGCCGCATGTACCAAAGCGAAACGGCCATCGGCAAGCTGGCCTTTTACTTCGCTGCCATTGCCATTCTGCTGTCCTGCATCGGCCTGTTCGGGCTGTCGGCCTTTACGGCGGCGCGGCGCACCAAAGAGATTGGCATCCGCAAGGTGGTGGGCGCCAGCGTGGCCAACATCGTGGCGCTGCTCTTCGGGGATTTTCTGAAACT
- a CDS encoding IS4 family transposase, with amino-acid sequence MKHSTLKKAIQSTGISRRFGNIFAPDFLYSLGFFTGFTKKPGKLSTEAFVDSCLRMVMEEGWSASLASHCASLKANYGIELHPQSLDERFNESSEALMRCLFEQAMGLQLRESNPMKLLEVFEEVYVEDSTNLELPAVLKTLYKGSGGGASQAGLKIDALYGLRWGTLEVRFHNSCGSDHWQGVPKMPKKSLLLRDLGYFKIDDFQAVAQSGSFFLSRLMHHVNVYLDAKGEQELDLLSHLASMSENEIQSLKVYLGQKQLFEVRLILQKVPQAVAEHKRHKLKTDKQNKRKNLSERRLELCCANCYITNIPEELVADSQIMALYSLRWIIEILFKAWKSIGGLKEKMNRMKPHRFMCMLYAHMIAALMDSKLVHFFKIELWNLFGFKISELKAFKVLKSFKSQWWQALRKADVQQIQLILNDIAQTLLRLAGKRKYSHREHYCDFYICVKSQT; translated from the coding sequence ATGAAACACTCTACTTTAAAAAAAGCCATTCAAAGTACGGGGATTAGCCGCCGATTCGGAAATATTTTCGCGCCGGATTTCCTTTACAGCTTAGGTTTTTTTACCGGGTTCACCAAGAAGCCTGGAAAACTGAGCACGGAAGCCTTTGTGGATAGTTGCCTGCGAATGGTTATGGAAGAAGGCTGGAGCGCAAGCCTTGCCAGCCATTGTGCAAGCTTGAAAGCCAACTATGGCATTGAACTACACCCCCAAAGCCTGGACGAGCGCTTCAATGAAAGCAGCGAAGCGTTAATGCGCTGCCTATTTGAACAGGCGATGGGCCTGCAATTGCGGGAAAGCAACCCGATGAAGCTCTTAGAAGTATTCGAAGAAGTGTACGTAGAGGATAGCACTAACCTGGAACTGCCGGCTGTTTTGAAAACGCTATACAAAGGCAGTGGCGGAGGTGCTTCCCAAGCAGGCTTGAAAATAGATGCCCTATATGGGCTGCGTTGGGGCACTTTGGAAGTACGCTTCCATAACAGTTGTGGTTCAGACCATTGGCAAGGAGTACCCAAGATGCCCAAAAAATCCTTGCTCTTGCGAGACTTAGGCTACTTTAAGATAGATGATTTTCAAGCTGTTGCCCAGTCCGGCTCATTCTTTTTATCGCGTTTGATGCATCATGTGAATGTTTATCTGGACGCCAAGGGAGAACAGGAATTAGATTTGTTAAGCCACTTGGCCAGCATGTCCGAAAATGAAATCCAGAGCCTGAAGGTTTATCTTGGCCAAAAGCAACTATTTGAAGTTCGCTTAATATTACAAAAAGTGCCTCAGGCAGTAGCCGAGCATAAAAGGCATAAACTCAAAACGGATAAGCAAAACAAGCGTAAAAACCTTTCTGAGCGCCGCCTGGAATTGTGTTGTGCCAATTGCTACATTACTAATATCCCTGAAGAACTGGTTGCTGATAGCCAAATTATGGCGCTATACTCTCTTCGGTGGATTATTGAGATTCTGTTCAAAGCCTGGAAATCCATTGGTGGCCTGAAAGAAAAGATGAACCGCATGAAACCTCACCGCTTCATGTGTATGCTTTATGCTCACATGATAGCCGCACTGATGGACTCCAAACTGGTTCACTTCTTCAAAATTGAACTCTGGAACCTGTTTGGCTTCAAGATCAGCGAACTGAAGGCTTTCAAAGTACTCAAATCCTTTAAGAGCCAATGGTGGCAGGCTTTAAGAAAAGCAGATGTGCAGCAAATACAGCTAATCCTGAATGATATCGCCCAAACCCTCCTGAGGTTAGCAGGCAAAAGAAAATATAGCCACAGGGAACATTACTGCGACTTCTACATATGTGTTAAATCACAAACCTGA
- a CDS encoding ABC transporter permease, with the protein MFRHYLTIAIRNLLKDKLYSWINVLGLSVGLVLVMMILLYLQFEYSYDDWHTQGEQLYRVSIRTHRADAQGEESHVFTPPIGPDLQVEFPEVQAYTRISTEQPAYLSHQEEAMQVDGIHYADTSFFTLFDFPWLAGDARTALARPNTMVLAMPLARRLFGEEDPMGKSVVLDNQQQYEVTGLVAAPPAHSHLQFEALLSFSTLYQDPERFMGWNGGNQYTTYLLLAQNSSPAQLEEKLPPFMWRHINEGLKPYGVQLEARLQPLRDIHLWFNPDSPALRTRLLAFGAIGLLILLIAGVNFVNLATARASWRAKEVGVRKVLGASRGALIRQFMGEAFLLVLIAMGLGFLLTEALAPVYGKLIGKAFSPFAIFNAYTALALLGVLILAGALAGGYPALYISRLKPVTAIKGGATGKKKQGLRNALLVVQFAISAGLIACTLVIYQQLQYTRHKGLGFEQQGIVVLPLVGKAVQSKQAALKQELLALQGVEGATALSEAPGQGLTRNGYIPEGHKESMLFHVIDVDEHFVDVFGLELSAGRSFDPARPADAPAFLVNEALARQLHWSNPVGKTITRNGEHPVIGVVKDFHFASLHHPIGPLIITRQPWNGRYHRLALKVRTSDWESTMDAVRGRWETIMPQAPFDYGFLDEAIGQQYESERRFQEAFLYFSILSILIALLGMLGLVALAIQQRTKEVGIRKVMGASAGSIIALFSKGLLQLVGIALAAGFPLAWYFMQRWLHGFAYSNGIDWWVFPLAGALALLAAFLTVALRALGVARRNPVEALRSCASGL; encoded by the coding sequence ATGTTCAGGCATTATCTCACCATCGCCATCCGGAACCTTTTAAAGGACAAGTTGTACAGCTGGATCAATGTGCTGGGGTTGTCCGTAGGGCTGGTCCTGGTAATGATGATCTTGTTGTACCTGCAGTTTGAATATAGTTATGATGACTGGCATACGCAGGGAGAGCAGTTATATCGGGTGAGCATTCGTACCCATCGGGCGGATGCGCAAGGAGAGGAGAGCCATGTTTTCACGCCGCCTATCGGGCCTGACCTTCAAGTGGAATTCCCTGAGGTACAGGCCTATACCCGTATTTCTACCGAACAACCCGCCTATCTTTCCCATCAGGAAGAGGCCATGCAGGTGGATGGCATCCACTATGCCGATACTTCTTTTTTCACCTTATTCGACTTTCCGTGGCTGGCGGGGGATGCCCGTACTGCCCTGGCCCGGCCCAATACCATGGTACTGGCCATGCCGCTGGCCCGACGCCTTTTCGGTGAGGAAGACCCCATGGGAAAGTCCGTAGTTTTGGATAACCAGCAACAATACGAAGTTACCGGCCTGGTGGCGGCCCCGCCGGCCCATTCGCATTTGCAATTCGAGGCGCTTTTGTCCTTTTCCACCTTGTACCAGGATCCGGAGCGCTTCATGGGCTGGAATGGAGGCAACCAATACACCACTTATCTTTTGCTGGCGCAAAATTCAAGCCCGGCCCAACTGGAAGAAAAACTGCCGCCTTTTATGTGGCGGCACATCAATGAAGGCCTTAAGCCCTACGGCGTACAACTGGAGGCACGGCTGCAGCCGCTCCGGGACATTCACCTTTGGTTTAACCCCGATTCACCGGCCCTGCGCACTCGCCTGCTGGCCTTTGGGGCCATCGGCCTGTTGATTCTGCTCATCGCCGGGGTCAATTTTGTAAACCTGGCCACTGCCCGAGCGTCCTGGCGGGCGAAAGAGGTGGGTGTCCGCAAAGTACTGGGCGCCAGTCGGGGAGCGCTGATCCGCCAGTTTATGGGCGAAGCTTTCCTGTTGGTGCTGATCGCCATGGGGCTGGGCTTTTTACTCACGGAAGCCCTGGCTCCGGTTTACGGCAAACTGATCGGCAAGGCCTTTTCCCCCTTCGCCATTTTCAATGCCTATACGGCCCTGGCCCTGCTGGGCGTCCTGATCCTGGCGGGAGCGCTGGCAGGGGGATATCCCGCCCTGTACATTTCTCGCCTGAAGCCGGTGACGGCAATAAAGGGAGGAGCAACCGGCAAGAAGAAACAAGGGCTGCGCAACGCCCTGCTGGTGGTGCAGTTCGCCATATCGGCCGGGTTGATCGCCTGCACGCTGGTGATCTATCAGCAATTGCAGTACACCCGTCACAAAGGGCTGGGTTTCGAGCAGCAAGGCATTGTCGTGCTGCCCCTGGTAGGGAAGGCGGTACAATCGAAACAAGCGGCCCTGAAGCAGGAACTGCTGGCCCTGCAGGGGGTGGAAGGCGCAACGGCGCTTTCCGAGGCGCCGGGGCAAGGCCTGACCCGCAATGGCTACATCCCGGAAGGGCATAAAGAGTCGATGCTTTTTCACGTCATCGATGTGGATGAGCACTTTGTCGATGTATTCGGGCTGGAACTGAGCGCCGGCCGTTCCTTCGACCCCGCCCGCCCGGCCGACGCGCCGGCCTTCCTGGTCAATGAGGCCCTGGCGCGGCAGCTCCACTGGAGCAACCCTGTTGGCAAAACCATAACCCGCAATGGAGAACATCCGGTCATCGGCGTGGTCAAAGATTTCCACTTTGCCTCCCTGCACCATCCCATTGGCCCGCTTATTATCACCCGGCAGCCCTGGAACGGGCGCTACCACCGGCTGGCCCTGAAAGTCCGCACCTCCGACTGGGAAAGCACGATGGATGCCGTCCGGGGCCGGTGGGAAACCATAATGCCCCAGGCGCCCTTTGATTATGGTTTTCTGGATGAGGCCATCGGACAGCAATACGAAAGTGAACGCCGCTTCCAGGAGGCTTTCCTGTACTTTTCCATCCTGTCCATCCTCATTGCGTTGCTGGGGATGTTGGGGCTGGTTGCCCTGGCCATACAGCAACGCACCAAAGAAGTGGGCATCCGCAAAGTGATGGGCGCCAGCGCAGGCAGCATCATCGCCCTGTTTTCCAAAGGCCTCCTCCAACTGGTGGGCATCGCACTGGCAGCCGGTTTTCCGCTGGCCTGGTACTTCATGCAACGCTGGCTGCACGGCTTTGCCTACAGCAACGGCATCGACTGGTGGGTATTCCCCCTGGCCGGCGCCCTGGCCCTGCTGGCAGCCTTCCTGACGGTGGCCCTGCGGGCGCTTGGGGTGGCGCGAAGAAACCCAGTGGAGGCGTTGCGGTCATGCGCATCAGGTTTGTGA
- a CDS encoding ABC transporter ATP-binding protein: protein MIRLRDIERYYRNGLRKAWVLNQVNLDIKEGEFVTIMGPSGAGKSTLLNIIGMLEEPSGGEYYFYDEAVHKFNERKRSDLHKAYMGFVFQAYHLIDDLTVYENIETPLLYRNVKGKERKSMVAEILDRFNIVAKKGLFPEQLSGGQQQLVGVARAVISRPRLLLADEPTGNLHTKQGDQIMELFKELNDEGVTIIQVTHSERNASFGTRIIELVDGNVRNDEQIREPSGQADVPKGMPNGK, encoded by the coding sequence ATGATCCGACTCCGAGACATTGAACGGTACTACCGCAACGGCCTGCGCAAGGCCTGGGTCCTCAACCAGGTCAACCTGGACATCAAAGAGGGCGAGTTCGTCACCATCATGGGGCCCAGCGGCGCCGGCAAATCCACCCTGCTCAACATCATTGGCATGCTGGAAGAGCCTTCCGGGGGAGAGTACTATTTCTATGACGAAGCCGTTCATAAATTCAACGAACGCAAACGCAGCGACCTGCACAAGGCCTACATGGGTTTTGTGTTCCAGGCCTACCATCTCATCGACGACCTGACTGTCTACGAGAACATCGAGACGCCTCTGCTGTACCGCAATGTGAAGGGCAAGGAGCGCAAGAGCATGGTGGCTGAGATTCTGGACCGCTTCAACATCGTCGCCAAGAAGGGACTCTTTCCCGAGCAGCTCTCCGGCGGACAACAGCAGTTGGTGGGCGTCGCCCGCGCCGTGATCAGCCGTCCGCGCCTCCTGTTGGCCGACGAACCCACCGGCAACCTCCACACCAAGCAGGGCGACCAGATCATGGAGCTTTTCAAAGAACTGAACGACGAAGGCGTGACCATCATACAAGTGACCCACTCGGAGCGCAACGCCTCCTTCGGCACCCGAATCATCGAACTGGTGGACGGCAACGTCCGCAATGACGAGCAAATCCGGGAGCCATCGGGCCAGGCCGACGTACCGAAGGGCATGCCGAATGGGAAGTAA
- a CDS encoding T9SS type A sorting domain-containing protein, translated as MIIRTTLSIFFLFFLSVLHVQASHNRGGEIEYRQIGPKELEASVITYTKVSSQPADRDSIVICWGDGICELIPRVNGPDLNGDGYPDGEIIAPDVKMSIYTDTHQYEDFGYYVLSMTDPNRNGGILNINFPNSDQVKFHVESGAFLMEEDPMNNHSPVLLEPQVGVGIVGQPFIHVPNAFDIDDDSVAYALAIPLQDRGVQVPNYFWPSQFGSGLGNQLSIDPETGVLIWDRPQRPGEYSIAIVIRSYRNGEVVDIVLRDMQILIEEAAHLLPAINLTETEEGIIDVAVGDTVRVEAAAGSPMGQMLELTASCGLLEGDFYASTATFTAANILDEVLGTFTWIVRDEHLRRQPYQVAFRARDEFGETGAVNFKILRYRVSGVVPVEGPVPPRAELEVFPNPTSGRVQVILQEASLPAPYRLYHANGQLAASGQFRKGQEALDFSALPAGMYLLCVGDVARQEAAKIIYR; from the coding sequence ATGATCATCAGAACTACGCTCTCCATTTTTTTCCTGTTCTTTCTTTCCGTACTTCATGTACAGGCCTCCCACAACCGGGGCGGGGAGATCGAGTACCGGCAAATCGGCCCCAAAGAGCTGGAAGCTTCCGTCATCACCTACACCAAAGTGAGTTCACAGCCTGCCGACCGGGACAGCATAGTCATTTGCTGGGGAGATGGGATATGTGAACTCATCCCCCGGGTAAATGGCCCCGACCTGAATGGGGATGGCTATCCGGATGGCGAGATAATTGCGCCGGATGTCAAAATGAGCATTTATACGGACACACACCAGTACGAAGATTTTGGGTACTACGTCCTCAGCATGACGGACCCCAACCGCAATGGGGGCATCCTGAATATCAATTTCCCCAATTCCGACCAGGTCAAGTTTCACGTCGAATCCGGTGCTTTCCTGATGGAAGAGGACCCGATGAACAACCATTCGCCGGTGCTGCTGGAGCCACAAGTGGGGGTCGGCATTGTCGGCCAGCCTTTCATCCACGTGCCCAATGCTTTCGATATTGACGACGACAGCGTGGCTTACGCCCTGGCTATCCCTCTGCAGGACCGGGGGGTGCAAGTGCCAAATTATTTCTGGCCCAGCCAATTCGGGTCCGGGCTGGGAAATCAACTGTCCATCGATCCGGAAACCGGGGTTTTGATTTGGGATAGGCCGCAGCGGCCCGGAGAATACAGTATTGCCATCGTCATCCGGTCTTATCGCAACGGAGAGGTAGTGGATATCGTACTCCGGGATATGCAGATTCTCATAGAAGAAGCAGCGCACCTGCTCCCTGCCATCAACCTCACCGAAACGGAAGAAGGCATCATCGATGTGGCGGTTGGCGATACCGTTCGGGTCGAAGCCGCTGCAGGCAGCCCGATGGGGCAAATGCTGGAACTCACGGCATCCTGCGGCCTGCTGGAAGGAGATTTCTATGCCTCCACCGCAACGTTCACGGCCGCCAATATCCTCGATGAGGTGTTGGGCACCTTTACCTGGATTGTCCGCGACGAACACCTCCGGCGGCAGCCCTATCAGGTTGCTTTCCGCGCCAGGGATGAGTTTGGGGAAACGGGGGCCGTTAATTTCAAAATCCTCAGATACCGGGTTTCCGGGGTAGTTCCGGTGGAAGGGCCAGTGCCCCCGAGGGCGGAGTTGGAGGTTTTTCCCAACCCAACTTCCGGCCGGGTGCAGGTCATCCTCCAGGAAGCTTCTTTGCCGGCGCCCTACCGGCTGTATCATGCCAATGGCCAACTGGCCGCCTCCGGGCAATTCCGAAAGGGACAGGAAGCACTGGACTTTTCCGCCCTGCCGGCGGGCATGTACTTGTTATGCGTTGGAGATGTGGCCAGGCAGGAAGCAGCGAAGATCATTTACAGGTGA
- a CDS encoding ABC transporter permease: protein MLQNYIKIVLRNLWKNKTFSALTIGGLSLSMAVCLLFIMLIKGAHEFDNFHPEGDRVYRILTDAQRKGGGSERYATSPYTVAAGLVEGYALVESWVPLCSALNGEVKQGENMLPLQGLFATPSFFETFGFALEQGDPATALSAPYSLVLTKATAERLFGKEPPLGKTVEMPGYEATFTVTGVLGEFPGKTHLEFEALGSFSSVPALEAAGIVSNITNNWQNYYRTYNFIRLRQDVEPEVVEQALAEVAQAGYAGLQLETRDAGYRFELQPLGKITPGPFMSNNMGRGLPEFLLWFLAGLGLIVILSASFNYTNLTIARAVGRMKEVGVRKTFGANRRQVFWQFMAEAVVISLIALLLAYPMLKLAIQAFNQLQFTELTDMNLKEDLALYAWFVLFAAVVGSLAGLLPAAVLSKTTPLAVLQKLSNLKIMKGVGLRKALLGIQLAVSLVFLILVTIAWKQINLAMVMNFGFDQAQVLNVQMRGHEPEKLRPAFASVSGVERISAISHSMGTWADSKSDLRVREEEEPVEVRDYFIDEQYLDNFGLKLVAGQNFPAAPEQQQERFALVNETFLKQFQLGAPAEAIGKTIWVGDSTRLAIHGVLEDFYYKPSVYSLEPLLLRYDPGQLSVMNLKVNSQDPAATIAALERAWEKIDPARPFTYQFFDDAVRENYANFIDIAWIVGFFALLGIAIALMGLLGIAIYTVETRSKEVSIRKVLGASMKDMIWLLSKSYFALLAIAALVAVPLSFLLGRQFLQQFTFQPEMTVWLFLPGILLLFLLVALTVVSQTWRAAVKNPTEALRRE, encoded by the coding sequence ATGCTACAAAACTACATCAAGATCGTCCTGCGCAACCTATGGAAGAACAAAACTTTCAGCGCCCTTACCATAGGCGGGCTCAGCCTGAGCATGGCCGTCTGCCTGCTGTTCATCATGCTCATCAAGGGAGCGCACGAGTTCGACAATTTCCATCCGGAAGGAGATCGGGTGTACCGCATCCTGACCGATGCGCAGCGAAAGGGCGGCGGATCGGAGCGTTATGCCACCTCGCCGTACACGGTGGCTGCCGGGCTGGTGGAAGGGTATGCCTTAGTGGAATCCTGGGTCCCCTTATGCTCGGCGCTTAACGGAGAGGTGAAGCAGGGTGAGAACATGCTGCCACTGCAGGGCTTGTTTGCCACGCCGTCCTTTTTTGAAACCTTTGGCTTCGCACTGGAACAGGGCGATCCGGCGACAGCCCTCTCAGCGCCCTATTCGCTGGTGTTGACAAAAGCCACGGCAGAACGGCTTTTCGGCAAAGAACCACCGCTGGGAAAAACGGTGGAGATGCCGGGTTACGAAGCCACCTTCACCGTAACCGGCGTGCTGGGAGAATTCCCCGGCAAGACCCACCTGGAGTTCGAGGCGCTGGGTTCCTTTTCCAGCGTGCCGGCGCTGGAGGCTGCCGGCATCGTGAGCAATATTACGAACAACTGGCAGAACTATTACCGGACTTACAATTTTATTCGCCTGCGGCAAGATGTAGAACCGGAAGTGGTGGAACAGGCGTTGGCCGAGGTGGCCCAGGCCGGCTATGCCGGCTTGCAACTGGAAACCCGGGACGCAGGTTACCGCTTTGAGCTGCAGCCCCTGGGCAAGATCACCCCTGGGCCCTTTATGTCCAACAATATGGGCAGGGGCTTGCCCGAGTTCCTGTTGTGGTTCCTGGCGGGGCTGGGGCTGATCGTCATCCTTTCGGCCTCTTTCAATTACACCAACCTGACCATCGCCCGGGCGGTAGGGCGCATGAAGGAAGTAGGGGTGCGCAAAACTTTTGGCGCCAACCGCCGGCAGGTGTTCTGGCAGTTCATGGCCGAAGCGGTCGTTATTTCGCTGATCGCCCTGCTGCTGGCTTACCCCATGCTGAAGCTGGCGATACAGGCATTTAACCAGTTGCAGTTCACCGAGTTAACGGATATGAACCTGAAGGAAGACCTGGCGCTGTACGCCTGGTTTGTTTTGTTTGCTGCAGTGGTTGGTTCCCTGGCGGGGCTGCTGCCGGCGGCGGTGCTGTCGAAAACGACGCCGTTGGCCGTGCTTCAGAAGTTGAGCAACCTGAAGATCATGAAAGGCGTGGGCCTGCGCAAGGCCCTGCTGGGCATACAACTGGCGGTCTCATTGGTATTCCTCATCCTGGTCACCATTGCGTGGAAACAGATCAATTTGGCAATGGTCATGAATTTCGGCTTCGACCAGGCTCAGGTGCTGAATGTGCAGATGCGGGGCCACGAGCCGGAAAAGCTCCGGCCGGCCTTCGCCTCGGTAAGCGGCGTGGAGCGCATCTCCGCCATTTCCCATAGCATGGGCACCTGGGCCGACAGCAAGTCGGACCTCCGGGTGCGGGAGGAAGAGGAGCCGGTGGAGGTGCGGGATTATTTTATCGATGAGCAATACCTCGACAACTTCGGGCTGAAGCTGGTGGCAGGACAGAACTTCCCAGCTGCGCCCGAACAGCAGCAGGAGCGCTTCGCCCTGGTCAACGAAACCTTCCTGAAGCAGTTTCAGCTGGGCGCGCCGGCCGAAGCGATCGGTAAAACCATCTGGGTGGGGGACAGCACCCGCCTGGCCATTCACGGCGTGCTGGAGGATTTCTACTATAAGCCGTCCGTCTATAGCCTGGAGCCGTTGCTGCTGCGCTACGACCCCGGACAGTTGAGCGTTATGAACCTGAAAGTCAACAGCCAGGATCCCGCCGCTACCATCGCCGCCCTGGAGCGCGCCTGGGAAAAGATAGACCCGGCGCGGCCTTTCACCTATCAGTTTTTTGACGATGCCGTGCGGGAAAACTACGCCAACTTTATCGACATCGCCTGGATTGTGGGCTTCTTCGCCCTGCTGGGCATCGCCATCGCGCTGATGGGCCTGCTGGGCATCGCCATTTACACGGTGGAAACGAGGAGCAAGGAGGTGAGCATTCGCAAGGTGCTGGGCGCCAGCATGAAAGATATGATTTGGTTGTTGTCGAAGTCTTATTTTGCGCTGCTGGCCATCGCTGCCCTGGTGGCCGTCCCGCTGAGTTTTCTGCTGGGGCGGCAGTTCCTGCAGCAGTTTACCTTTCAGCCCGAGATGACGGTATGGCTCTTCCTGCCCGGCATCCTGCTGCTGTTCCTCCTGGTGGCACTGACGGTGGTTTCGCAGACCTGGCGGGCGGCGGTGAAGAACCCGACGGAGGCGCTGCGGAGGGAGTGA